ATGGATataaaagaagataatttGAGCGAAATATTATCCGGGTTAAATGAAACAGACTGGGGTAAATCACCAGATACTTTGAAACCTATTAGAAATAACTTTTGTAAATTGGCAGATGTAAATCCACCAATTAAAATGAAGGAAAATAATGATAGTTAATctatataatttgaaaatttactgcATGATgttctgttaattttttacttattaataccagttaccataaatttttaatgcaagCAGAATAAAAGACTTGTTGATTAATAAATGAGTCTTTTAATTAcacttattattttgaaacattttcaatttttctttgttaaacttatcaatttcaattgttttattgtGGGTCACTGACTGATATAAAAGTTTGGCAGCACAAGATTCGATTTCCCACATGTCTGtccattgatttttttttccattcttGTACAGATTTTTTGGCTTGGAACaattataatgtttttttgttactttatGATGGGAATTTTGAGATATCGAGTTTCTACAAATAAGACATTCAAATTCTTTGACATAGTAatcaaatatattaaaaagatcATTCGgtcttttttgtaaaatatcaaGTAAACGATTATTAGTGATGCTatcttttaaaagtttatgcTTTAGAAaactattatattttacatcATCATTTATAAGCTCTTTTAAATACTCTGTAAGTTTCTTGGgatcttcaaaatcatttatagATATTGCTGAATTATTATTTGGTAGCCAATCCTATGGTAAATCAAATCAATTAgttatctataaaattattgggGTTTCGAAAGATTGTCAAAATAATACCTTGAACGATGGTGAACCATAATATATTGGTACCGATCCGACAATCAAAGGTCTCCATAACTTTTCTGTGATATAATCTTCACAAACAGCATTTTCAATTGccaaagtaaatttatattgtccAACGAATTTCCGAAATTCATCACTATCGAGATGATTgagataattttcttttaattgttttggtaaatgtttattattgataCAAGTTCCATATGAGTCTATTGAAATTAGTTTCATTAATTGAGAAACATACAAATCACGGCCATTCATTGTATCACAATTggattgaataaataatactggtgctagttttttttgttttatcaatCGTGACTTTTCCATcgtagataaaaaatatttatttcctttaaataaagaaaaaaaaacctttttcattattattattattttaagcgaagaaaaacttttaattaattacttgatAAGTACCTGTTAACTCGTCTTCATTAGGTAAATCAACTAAATTGATAGGTAGATCACTAAATCTACTAAATGTTGatgagtaattaaataattgaattgctTCTTTATGAActaatattaaattgtttcgaggagattcttcatgaagtaAGCCCCAAATTACATTAACTTGTCTTGGAAGAggtaaatcatttaattttatgttactaccataaaataaaatagcctagttataaaaataaagattgtgACTTTGCATTGCtattgataatataataataatagaaaaattgttagaaattaaaattttttggaattacatTCCAATGATGGATGTAAGTGCAACCaaatattattagaaaaactaattttctcgaattttataatacttaatattgtaataataatttggtttaaatttatataatatgaaaaaaGCCACTCTACGCCAATTcagacagtaaaaaattttgattcttgatttcattaaatttgtgatattttttattatcttttaaaaaaatatcaaatttcaaagaaatcGATCCTTcaatcatgaatttttttataattctattaTAATTCTCTACCGTAACTCAGATCCACCAGGattgtaataattatgattttaatgataatcatACCTTAAGCTGAGAATCAGTTATTACTGAACGATTATTGGTGAAATAACATTTCCCATTTCCACATTTCCTAAATTCTTCATCAGAGCCAAAAGGTGTCCACCATAGAATAATTGGTACATCTGTCAATCAAATAAACCATACAACTAGGGCTGTACAATTTAGTCGATTAAGTCCGCTATAAAAGTTAGCTAAGTTAATTAGCTAACTAACGGATCAGCTTAGctaatttaactaattaactaaattagcTTCGCTAATTAGCTAATGGCTAACCGGCTAAAAgactaattttcttttttgctattttatgGATTCTTATTCACGGgcaagcttaaaaaataatattaatgttttttatgataaaaaaaaaaaaaaaacggtagtGATGTCTATTATATAATATCTAGTATGCGCGATGTTCCAtccccaattttaaaaatcatatttttttattttactgaatgtttgacattttttgtatGTATCAGAAGATACCTGTGAATTGTTAGCCCTTAATCTccataagttttaaaaatatgaatttttgaaaatttcaagaaaatagTGGTATATCAAGTTCGAAAATTCATAACTCGTAATCAATCCATAATAGTCTTAAATTTatgaagtcattttttttgtcttgaaacatttaagaaaagttttataaaaaaaagtatgaaaaaagtgaatttttgtaattttttttacaattttaaactaaaattttgcgtttttttgaagaatttttgaagaaacatttttgatttttttttttttttgaaaaaacatgTTTTACTAGGctacaaaacaaattttttaagctattATTTAAGATGAGATTCtatctttgattttttaaaccattttttcttatttttttcaaaaattcgttttttctgatcaatttataaattaaatcaatttaatattttgaataaatttcaacttaaaaattataatcaacacaaaaaaaacacacatagTTAGCTAATTAACTTAGCTAACTTTTTTAACCAGCTTAAGCGGCTAAATTGTACAGCCCAGCTACATAAAACCTTTTtgattttagataaaataaagcttaaatcaaaatatggtaagtatatataaagtttcaatttaTGTAGGCATAgtgaagtaaattttaattcagcCAAGTACTATTAGTGAAAAATATAGTAGTCCCTAATTCAAACCTAACAGATTTGAATTCGTTTAAGCTATATTGATAtgttttacaaatttatctattgatataaattaaagaaGTATTTCCGAAAAATAAAGCCTTGAAGAATCGAATCAGGAGGAAAGCATTATAGAAATATCAAagagtaaaataatttgatttttgaatgacccttttaaattatttacaaatacattaaaattttacaagaaatCTTTCATGGAGAACGGCTTGTATCAAAATCAACTTTCAGGGCcaatttttgtgattttgGGACGTAATTTTATCAGGAATTCTTTATTATCCTTAaacaaaaatctttttaagtTTAAACCAGCGAAGTGGACGGGTACTTCTAGTCCATGattaaaaaaacgaattaaataaaaattggaaataacgaaatttaaattttttgaatacttctgaatattttcattacttatgaattaattttatcaaggAGAATTTACGTTgtcaattgttttaaattcttttCTCTTATCAGAGATAGTTTatgaaattgatttaaattttactttatcttaaattttatcattctgataaaaaaaattgttatttagtACTTTTAAAGTAATATATTTACCTGAGGAGGTGGTtacttttttatcttgaaaTGAAGTAAAGTTGATCtagtaatttcaaattaaatctTATAATATTGATAAGAGCAGATGACAGccaatttgtttaaattaaaaaaaaaaacaaaaattgtttcataaatagttttaaaaactattctttacaagtaattaaattagctaaattataattaaaaaattatcgggTCATCTGATCTTAGTAACGTGAGTATTTTtgttaagtaatttaattggTTTGTAAAcactaaaaaagttatttgatCAATTATACGATATTTAcctgaaataatataattataaaaaacaaaaataaagtcaatagaaaaaaacccgagaattttgttttttttatcattttgtttTCTAACTCATTCGATGTGTCAATGTACGGAAcgtaaattctaaaaaatatttaaaatatctaaatacTTGAAACATAATTCGTAGAGAACAGAGGCCTCTATTTACCATTTTACCATTACCATAGTAAATGTATTTTCAAATCATCAAATCATCATGTTAAAGAACATATGACTAACTACTGCGAAAGCATTAAATAGtctacttaaaatttttttttaaagtaatcaGAATACATTTACTACAgcttaaaacaaaataagaataaaaaaaaagctgaatatttagttaataaacgGGCTAAATACCTGGTTAAATAACTATAATGCCTACTTTTCAAACGCAGCTGCacaaaaaattagtttcaaGCGACCGAAACGCCACGTGCTGACGTTTTAAAAAAGTGCCCAGTGTAAGGTCGACCTCATTAATGTTATAAAGTCATAAGaacatttatattaattgataTATTGTTGGTTCATGTGGTTTtaactgttaattaaataattgattatctCCACAACAATGCCTGAAaactgtaataatttaaaatggacaggtatttattaaactgtctagaaatttttaattgtatcaTTGTATAAAAAACAATGGAAATGtactttataattaatcattaataattctaaTCAATATAATCACGGATCTATGTAGTTTTTGCAAATGTTACTTAAACTGTTTTGGTATATTTTCACcgcactaaataaaatattactataatatacatatatagacAAAAATACCAAGATGTCACATATCCAATGATGACTAATGACTAATTTGAGTTTTAACTATGTCAACAAATGCATATTGATATACAGctgaatatatatatgattGAAAACGTTCGTGTTGTCAAATTTgataatcaattaatatataaattaatcaatgaatataaaattaaatcaataccTAATGATGATTTCCTTATGTTTTATATTAGACACCTTCAAAATATTTGGAGCAACTAAATCatgataatattataaaatatttatatacttcaaaatttttacttcaatcttgaatgaattttatttcgcAGATTATTGCTTTTTTACTCTTGTTGGTTGTTTGTGAAAAAACTTAAACAATACAGAATTATCACTGTACATGTTTTTAGTTATGTACTTTTCTCTTTTATTAGTCTTCTATAAAAACcgaatttatgtaattaacaGAAGCACGAGACTTACTAAGAATGTGGAGAGAAAACTCGGAACGAAAAAGTCGGGAAATTGTAGACATTTGGGATTCCTTACTGTTAGATAAAATGGAAAAACTTGGAAATGAAAGTAAGTAATGATAACATTATAaccgaaaattttatttgtgtaATCATTTATAATAGCCTAGCATCtcttattttgtaatttaaaaatgtattcaataattttcaattgaatatacatatttatataaaactttttttaatattctattAGAATACCTAATATTGGAGCAAGTTTGCGTGGCTGCGTTGGATTGCCACAGATTACCTTTAGCCGAATATActagtaaaatattaatgaaagaATTTCCTGGTAGTTTAAGAGTACACAAATATCATGCCATGCATTTGGAAGCTCTGGAATtgtaaatcaattattaaaaattatttgttcaaaattatccatataaaaatatacttacgttttaaattttttagatatgaTGAAGCATTAGAGGTTTTggaatcaataataaaaagagaTGAAACTAATGCAGCACCAAGAAAACGCAAAGTAGCTATTTTCAAAGCTCGTGGTAAAACGGCTGAAGCCATTAAAGAGCTCACAGAATACCTGAAAGTGTtagtatatttttcatataaataatcattactACTAATAACATCGTTCTCTgtataaaaactaaaactaaatttattcttttgctTTCGACATCTTTGTTTTCTTTATGACGGGtttctagaaaaaattatgacatcTGATAAATGCATCATAATTTCGTGATTAAATTATCACTTTTGggctgaaaattatttatgagaaCATGCACAATAGAATGTATGCATATTTTCGGAATTACAGGttccttcaaaaaaatatccttcacaaagtaatttatagtaattaaaatacaacAGATGAATATTCGTAAatcaatcattaaaaaattcacatcCCCATTTTATTCTAGCTTTATTTAGACAATTACTCGATAAATTGTTTGCAATTATTACTTCaattactttataaataagatttatttttgataggTTTATGAGTGATCAAGAAGCTTGGTATGAACTCTGTGATTTGTATTTAAAAGAACAAGAATATGCTAAAGCTGCATTTTGTATGGAAGAGTTGATTCTTCACAATCCACATAACCACCTTATTTACCAAAGATATgcagaaataaaatattcacaaggtggttttgaaaatattgaaacaGCCAAAGTATACTTTAGTCAAGCAGCCAAATTGAACCCCAATAACATGAGGGCTCTCTATGGCTTGTTATTAgtaagttttcttttttaataaccCATTCaagtttaaactttttttttttttttttttttttaaacaattttttattctagtcTGCTAACTACATCGCAACATCTTCAAAGTGCCCTTtatcaaagaaaaaagaagCAATCAAACTAAGTGAGTGGACAGCAAGTCAAATTGAGAAACAGTACAAAACTAAAGTTTTCGATAATAGTAGTATTGAAAATTTGGAAAGTTTGATAGGAAAATTGCACTTAGAtgcataaattatatatttatacatagataattaaaatcacttttaattcaatttattgcTTTTTTAGAGCAATCCTTGATTAATTATAGTAACTTTATTTCTACTATTGtttcttaagaataattaGTACTCAATGCATTTATAGATTGgtttaacaaaacaaaaataaatttttttttactttaaaaaatctacaaaTTAACGCATCATAATGCTCATTCAATGTTCAATCgagtattaattttattaatttattgattaaaatgcaaaaataaagaaaattttttatcaccacCACGTAATACGCAaaaagaaaactaaaaaatttcatttaaatatgtaTGTCTTAAGCAttcattttataatgaaaatagttaaacaaacaaaaaacttttggtaaaaaaaagtttttatcaaaaaaaatattctatttaaatataatatttttgagccGTTAATTTAAAAGCCTAAAAGTCTAATGGTTAATTAAGCGTTTTTATCCAATATTCTGTATAAATAGTCTGTATAAGCTATTTTGttcattcattaaaaaattaaaatattaaatattgttacaTTTTCAAAAGCGTTCCATTACTATAATTTAccacataaaaaatttgattataattcaatttaaaattatttagaacgTTACAATATGAATAGGtactacacattttttacatactgtcaaattttgtttaaaaaaagagCAAACAAACAAATAGTTGTTTCAGCGGACTACTCTCAGGACTGCGCAAAAATCAGTTATTAGTTTATTGTATAGCGATCACTATATAATTACTTGAATCGTATAATTAATgttcataaaatatttcatatactATCTGAAGCTAGCCTAATGATGAATTTTAGTAAAATGCTGTCCCAGATGGCTGACGAATCTTTTATAAAACATTAACAATCGGCTGACTAAAATGATATACTGATTGGGCTCATTCTTTCTactaattacataaaattaaagacAGTAATTTTATGTAATATGAAAGACAGtctgaattaatttaaaagatattagTGTTGGCATCCGCATTTTCTTCTTACATTATCgctaaaactaaatttaaaaaaaattataatttaaggccagtttttcaatccggggtaaaattttatccaatattaaaaaatatttataaggtaaaagtcccAATAGAtgctcatgtaccagtatatgatcactccatgtatttgtatatctacatttgtgaatatagatatacaaatacatggagtgatcatatactggtacatgagcatctattggggcttttaccttacatttcatttacataaatatacaggcaataatgattttatttttatctcagATTGAAAAACTGGGCCTTAATAATcgttgttttaaaataaacgtaAACAGCTTATTATACCAAATAGTATAgattagtaatttttcaacaatgaaaatagctgaaattttctaaatttaacaTGTGTTAAAGGACTGACATTCAAAGTTTTATACACTGCCTGAAatgaagaagaaatattataaattttttaaatgtaaatttatgaatttacaATACTTAATAAAGTTTCTTAAGTTTTAATGATTTTGAAAGTTACAAATTATATAAAtctaaatagtttaaattaaatttacattaatcCTTTATTCTTTGAGATGGTATTTGTCAGGAGACTGATATTTCAGCGTAAAAAAGATGAATTTTTCTctcatataatttaaaattcaatatttattgtttgcaCATCAGAAATGATAAACTTTTCTTATTAACTGATATGTGTAAGACGAATACTTGGCTTCGCACATTTTGGCCCATGCCGTTGCACTTACAGTTCAGGTCGACCTTCgtgctaattttttaaatattgtgtGAATGTATTACCAGCAAACTGACATATATGATGGTAAATTAAAACAGAGTGAGTGGTTGTTTGTAATCaataaagataatatttttcaaatacatGAGTATTAATCAACTGCTGATACGATAATAtgataagataaataataaaatcgtaGCAATAATATTCtagaattaaatgaaaattaggATAATATCTTTTAATCACAACAAAAAATCGTTAAAAGATAAGAACTACATCAAATTGATAAGTTTAAATTATGGATcaataaattatgtaaaataatatttttccaaGTAGTCGAGTTAAATGCTTTAAACAATGGATGTCAATCGATCTtctatatttttaagtattttagtAGTTTTTGTTTTATCTTGTGACCAATCTGAAATTTCAAGTATGTTAATggtatttttatatcatataaatatctaatttttataactgataaaaattaatttatttagtaaatgaattaaatgagACAACAgttttcaatgaaattataaaCTGGACAAAAAATGGTATACAAACACCTTTATTCCGAgatattattagttatttagtTACACCTTCTGAAGCCCGACAACTTGATTGGTCAAAACTTAATAGTTCAAAAGCTGGAATTTTTTGCGTTATTTGTAAGTctcttacaaaattttttttagctcttCGACGCAATGGTACTTCCGTTGAAGAAATTCAAAATAGTGCTGGTAATGTTTGCACATTATTGAATTTCCAAACTGAAACTGTATGTCACGGACTTATTCGTCTCAATTTGGTAAGAttcttttaattgatttttattttaatttctggctcaagaaaatcagatttttgaaataaaaaatcaaacaacTTTTCTTATCTCACTAAGACCCTTATTCGTGaaatttagtttgaatttcaataatttataaatatttatttatttgtctccgcggaataaaaatattgaaactgtaaatttttcaactcgACAAAATTAAAGAGTGCAAGTTTTCATAGATGAGTGGGataatattactttttatttctatatatCGCCTAGTTTTCTATAACTTTATTGATTGATTCGCTTTATAAAATGCTGATGGAATATAAGaac
This genomic interval from Cotesia glomerata isolate CgM1 linkage group LG1, MPM_Cglom_v2.3, whole genome shotgun sequence contains the following:
- the LOC123275077 gene encoding alpha-(1,3)-fucosyltransferase B isoform X1; this translates as MIKKTKFSGFFLLTLFLFFIIILFQINFTSFQDKKVTTSSDVPIILWWTPFGSDEEFRKCGNGKCYFTNNRSVITDSQLKAILFYGSNIKLNDLPLPRQVNVIWGLLHEESPRNNLILVHKEAIQLFNYSSTFSRFSDLPINLVDLPNEDELTGNKYFLSTMEKSRLIKQKKLAPVLFIQSNCDTMNGRDLYVSQLMKLISIDSYGTCINNKHLPKQLKENYLNHLDSDEFRKFVGQYKFTLAIENAVCEDYITEKLWRPLIVGSVPIYYGSPSFKDWLPNNNSAISINDFEDPKKLTEYLKELINDDVKYNSFLKHKLLKDSITNNRLLDILQKRPNDLFNIFDYYVKEFECLICRNSISQNSHHKVTKKHYNCSKPKNLYKNGKKNQWTDMWEIESCAAKLLYQSVTHNKTIEIDKFNKEKLKMFQNNKCN
- the LOC123275077 gene encoding alpha-(1,3)-fucosyltransferase B isoform X2; this encodes MINFTSFQDKKVTTSSDVPIILWWTPFGSDEEFRKCGNGKCYFTNNRSVITDSQLKAILFYGSNIKLNDLPLPRQVNVIWGLLHEESPRNNLILVHKEAIQLFNYSSTFSRFSDLPINLVDLPNEDELTGNKYFLSTMEKSRLIKQKKLAPVLFIQSNCDTMNGRDLYVSQLMKLISIDSYGTCINNKHLPKQLKENYLNHLDSDEFRKFVGQYKFTLAIENAVCEDYITEKLWRPLIVGSVPIYYGSPSFKDWLPNNNSAISINDFEDPKKLTEYLKELINDDVKYNSFLKHKLLKDSITNNRLLDILQKRPNDLFNIFDYYVKEFECLICRNSISQNSHHKVTKKHYNCSKPKNLYKNGKKNQWTDMWEIESCAAKLLYQSVTHNKTIEIDKFNKEKLKMFQNNKCN
- the LOC123275078 gene encoding ER membrane protein complex subunit 2-like, which translates into the protein MPENCNNLKWTEARDLLRMWRENSERKSREIVDIWDSLLLDKMEKLGNEKYLILEQVCVAALDCHRLPLAEYTSKILMKEFPGSLRVHKYHAMHLEALELYDEALEVLESIIKRDETNAAPRKRKVAIFKARGKTAEAIKELTEYLKVFMSDQEAWYELCDLYLKEQEYAKAAFCMEELILHNPHNHLIYQRYAEIKYSQGGFENIETAKVYFSQAAKLNPNNMRALYGLLLSANYIATSSKCPLSKKKEAIKLSEWTASQIEKQYKTKVFDNSSIENLESLIGKLHLDA